One genomic window of Arcobacter sp. CECT 8986 includes the following:
- a CDS encoding amino acid ABC transporter ATP-binding protein gives MIELKKVHKSFGDLEVLKGIDLTVQKGEVLSVIGGSGSGKSTMLYCINAIENIQSGEILVDGISVHDKKTDKNKLRQKIGMVFQQWNSFPHLTVIENVMLAPMKVLGLSREEAYAIAKDQLERVGLRTKLDTYPTRMSGGQQQRLAIARALAMKAEYMLFDEITSALDPELVGEVLDTLRLLKDEGMTMICVTHEIAFAREVSDRIAFFHKGIIEEIGTPEQVIGNPQQERTQQFLSKVLH, from the coding sequence ACAAAAAGGAGAAGTTCTTTCAGTAATTGGAGGTTCTGGTTCTGGTAAATCTACAATGCTTTACTGTATAAATGCAATTGAAAATATTCAAAGTGGTGAGATATTAGTTGATGGTATTTCAGTTCATGATAAAAAAACTGATAAAAATAAATTAAGACAAAAAATAGGAATGGTTTTTCAACAATGGAATTCTTTTCCTCATTTGACAGTTATTGAAAATGTTATGTTAGCACCAATGAAAGTTTTAGGACTATCAAGAGAAGAAGCATATGCAATTGCAAAAGACCAATTAGAAAGAGTAGGTCTAAGAACAAAACTTGATACTTATCCAACTAGAATGTCTGGTGGACAACAACAAAGATTAGCAATTGCAAGAGCATTAGCTATGAAAGCAGAATATATGCTTTTTGATGAGATTACATCTGCTCTTGACCCAGAACTTGTAGGTGAAGTTCTTGATACTTTAAGATTATTAAAAGATGAAGGTATGACTATGATTTGTGTAACTCATGAGATTGCTTTTGCTAGAGAAGTATCTGATAGAATTGCATTTTTTCATAAAGGAATAATTGAAGAGATTGGAACTCCTGAACAAGTAATAGGAAATCCACAACAAGAAAGAACTCAACAGTTTTTATCAAAAGTATTACACTAA
- a CDS encoding GntR family transcriptional regulator produces MPENNLSAKAYKILEELIVTLKLEPGKIYSEKELMSLSNISRTPLREALLKLANETLINIIPRRGIQISDINMTNQLAILETRRVLDRLLISRATKYSTSFDKNKIFEFKKHMEIAAKNQDVNEYLRVDKLLDQTIFDSARNSYAANATAPLHVRSRRFWYYFKGVEDLESASQMHIRLIDAILESNEQEACDVSDMIINKLVDVVKTHINL; encoded by the coding sequence ATGCCTGAGAATAATTTGTCGGCAAAGGCGTATAAGATTTTAGAAGAACTTATTGTTACATTAAAGCTAGAACCTGGGAAAATATATTCTGAAAAAGAGTTAATGTCTTTATCTAATATAAGTAGAACGCCACTAAGAGAAGCTTTATTAAAGTTGGCAAATGAAACATTAATAAATATTATTCCAAGAAGAGGAATACAAATCTCAGATATTAATATGACAAACCAACTTGCAATTTTAGAAACTAGAAGAGTTTTAGATAGGTTACTTATTTCAAGAGCGACAAAATACTCTACAAGTTTTGATAAAAATAAAATATTTGAATTTAAAAAACATATGGAAATAGCAGCTAAAAATCAAGATGTAAATGAGTATTTAAGAGTTGATAAATTATTAGACCAAACGATATTTGATTCAGCAAGAAACTCATATGCAGCAAATGCAACTGCACCTTTACATGTAAGAAGTAGAAGATTTTGGTACTACTTTAAAGGTGTTGAAGATTTAGAATCTGCTTCTCAAATGCACATAAGATTAATAGATGCAATTTTAGAATCAAATGAACAAGAAGCTTGTGATGTTTCAGATATGATAATAAATAAATTAGTTGATGTGGTTAAAACACATATTAATTTATAA
- a CDS encoding GlxA family transcriptional regulator, translating to MKIAILILEEVLKSTAYGIEEIFELNNKICKSKDEKIITTQFVGMKSNRYFDCKDFSQKDKYDVVIIPPFSRNQELNIDKQIIDWLLLQHHNGAILTSACLGSFILAKTKLLDNKKATTHWAYEELFKKEFPNVNLQINKILIDEKDIITAGGVNAYLDLCLYIIEKFHSNRTSTQIANLMLIDRKRESQQSYKSFSTIFLYDDKQIKEVVLWMKENLHKQISIEDLAQKVNLTQRTFNRRFKKALNTSAIQYLQNLRVEKAKELLICTNKSFSEVTFEVGYFDENSFRKLFKSKTSINPIDYRKRFQQFIK from the coding sequence ATGAAAATAGCTATTTTGATATTAGAAGAAGTATTAAAATCAACAGCATATGGAATAGAAGAGATATTTGAATTAAACAACAAAATATGCAAATCAAAAGATGAGAAAATTATAACAACTCAATTTGTAGGAATGAAATCCAATAGATATTTTGATTGTAAAGATTTTTCACAAAAAGATAAATATGACGTTGTAATTATTCCACCCTTTTCAAGAAACCAAGAACTTAATATAGATAAACAAATAATTGATTGGTTACTTCTCCAACATCACAATGGTGCAATTTTGACTTCTGCTTGTCTTGGAAGTTTTATATTAGCAAAAACAAAACTTTTAGATAATAAAAAAGCCACAACACATTGGGCTTATGAAGAGTTATTTAAAAAGGAGTTTCCAAATGTAAATTTACAAATAAATAAAATATTAATAGATGAAAAAGATATAATAACAGCTGGTGGAGTAAACGCATATTTAGATTTATGTTTGTATATAATTGAAAAATTTCATAGTAATAGAACCTCAACACAAATTGCAAACTTAATGCTTATTGATAGAAAAAGAGAATCACAACAATCTTATAAATCATTTTCAACTATATTTTTATATGATGATAAGCAAATAAAAGAGGTAGTTTTATGGATGAAAGAGAACTTGCATAAACAAATATCAATTGAGGATTTGGCCCAAAAAGTAAATCTAACACAAAGAACATTTAATAGAAGATTTAAAAAAGCGTTAAATACCTCAGCAATACAATATTTGCAAAATTTAAGAGTTGAAAAAGCAAAAGAGTTATTAATTTGTACAAATAAAAGTTTTTCAGAAGTTACATTTGAAGTGGGATATTTTGATGAAAATAGCTTTCGAAAACTTTTCAAAAGTAAAACATCAATAAACCCAATTGATTATAGAAAAAGATTTCAACAATTTATAAAATAG
- a CDS encoding MBL fold metallo-hydrolase — protein MKYTQIRNATSIIEFANKKFLIDPLFAPKGKYDGFEGTLNSHLKWPLVELPFSIEKILEVDAIIITHLHKDHFDEVACEKIPKDMCIFCQNNEDKKVLENYGFENITVLCEDTKYCDIKLSITKAQHGTDYAIKNLKSRLGEVCGVVFQHKSEKTLYLAGDTIWNDFVDEAINKYKPQILILSVGDAINLKYGSIIMGKNDLIIAQKKIKDVKIIANHLEAVNHTSVTRKQLQEFILENNIQNYVLVPKDGECLRV, from the coding sequence ATGAAATATACACAAATAAGAAATGCAACTTCAATAATAGAGTTTGCAAATAAAAAGTTTTTAATTGACCCACTTTTTGCACCTAAAGGCAAATATGATGGTTTTGAAGGTACTTTAAATAGTCATTTAAAATGGCCTTTAGTTGAACTTCCTTTTAGTATTGAGAAAATACTTGAAGTTGATGCTATAATAATTACACACTTACATAAAGACCATTTTGATGAAGTTGCATGTGAAAAGATACCAAAAGATATGTGTATTTTTTGTCAAAATAATGAAGATAAAAAAGTTTTAGAAAATTATGGATTTGAAAATATAACTGTTTTATGTGAAGATACAAAATATTGTGATATAAAATTATCAATAACTAAAGCTCAACATGGAACAGACTATGCAATAAAAAATTTAAAATCAAGACTGGGTGAAGTTTGTGGAGTTGTTTTTCAACATAAAAGTGAAAAAACTCTATATTTAGCTGGTGATACAATATGGAATGATTTTGTAGATGAAGCAATAAATAAGTACAAACCGCAAATATTAATATTAAGTGTTGGTGATGCAATAAATCTTAAATATGGTTCAATTATTATGGGTAAAAATGATTTAATTATTGCTCAAAAAAAGATAAAAGATGTGAAGATTATTGCAAATCATTTAGAAGCTGTAAATCATACTAGTGTAACAAGAAAACAGTTACAAGAGTTTATTTTAGAAAATAACATACAAAACTATGTTTTAGTTCCAAAAGATGGAGAGTGTTTAAGAGTTTAA